Proteins from one Devosia chinhatensis genomic window:
- a CDS encoding acyltransferase: MSDENQDDDAWQQARLQFLTWDRKPEHIDSADHRARQTELSTRAGATFHPTAYVAERAAIFTTRLELGAESWIGGHALVRGDVCFGAHCTVNAYAMISGQVRCGDGVRIASHASLVGFNHGFDDPDQPIWTQKHATRGIVIEDDVWIGANAVVVDGVTIGRGAVVAAGSVVSRDVPPLAIVGGVPARVLRFRGRSRTTDARTQLETLGARALGQYQDVLARNREEGDYLSRESHGEARRSIRHLCDAIEIAAGFGSVPEGLDVPRAIARLQAVQDRQTGLFPDPYQPPKPGMALRDDGLALYNILAAGYALEVLGSQLLHRVEAVEIAAPDLCHWLEGLPWRTRAWGAGAAVDAIGTALYFNARYFTSGPTRDTLFGWLALHQDRASGLWGAPTREEGLLQPVNGFYRLTRGTYAQFGITVPSPEKAIDSVLLNYRNHGGFSGATYTACNLLDTIHPLWLCLRQTDHRRAEAEDIACRVIARAGERWIDGEGFAFADGQVAGLQGTEMWLSVMHLAARLLRLEGDFAFVPKGVHRTEAVGLGV, from the coding sequence AGGACGACGACGCCTGGCAACAGGCCCGCCTGCAATTTCTCACCTGGGATCGCAAGCCGGAACATATCGACAGCGCAGACCATCGGGCGCGGCAGACAGAGCTCTCCACGCGGGCGGGGGCGACATTCCATCCCACGGCCTATGTGGCCGAGAGGGCGGCGATCTTCACCACACGCCTGGAATTGGGCGCGGAAAGCTGGATCGGGGGACATGCCCTGGTGCGCGGAGATGTATGTTTCGGTGCCCATTGCACGGTCAATGCCTATGCCATGATTTCAGGCCAGGTGCGCTGCGGTGATGGCGTGCGCATTGCCAGCCACGCTTCGCTCGTGGGTTTCAACCACGGTTTCGATGACCCTGACCAGCCGATCTGGACCCAGAAACATGCCACCCGCGGCATCGTCATCGAGGACGATGTGTGGATCGGCGCCAATGCGGTCGTGGTGGACGGTGTAACGATCGGGCGCGGCGCCGTGGTCGCGGCCGGCTCGGTGGTCAGCAGGGATGTGCCGCCGCTGGCCATCGTCGGCGGCGTGCCGGCCAGGGTGCTGCGGTTTCGCGGGCGCAGCCGCACGACTGATGCGCGCACCCAGCTTGAGACGCTGGGCGCGCGGGCACTGGGCCAATATCAGGACGTGCTGGCGCGCAACCGGGAGGAGGGCGACTATCTCTCCCGCGAAAGCCATGGTGAGGCGCGCCGGAGCATTCGCCATCTCTGCGACGCCATCGAGATTGCGGCCGGCTTTGGCAGCGTGCCCGAGGGGCTGGATGTGCCCCGGGCCATTGCCCGCCTGCAGGCGGTGCAGGACCGGCAGACGGGCCTTTTTCCCGATCCCTATCAGCCGCCCAAGCCGGGCATGGCCCTGCGCGACGACGGGCTGGCCCTCTATAATATCCTTGCCGCCGGCTATGCGCTCGAAGTGCTGGGCAGCCAATTGCTGCATAGGGTCGAAGCGGTCGAAATTGCGGCGCCCGACCTTTGTCATTGGCTGGAGGGACTGCCCTGGCGAACCCGGGCCTGGGGCGCGGGTGCCGCCGTCGATGCCATCGGCACCGCGCTTTATTTCAATGCGCGCTATTTCACCTCCGGCCCGACGCGCGACACGCTGTTCGGCTGGCTGGCCCTGCATCAGGACCGGGCTTCGGGCCTCTGGGGTGCGCCGACGCGGGAAGAAGGATTGCTGCAGCCGGTCAATGGCTTCTACCGGCTGACGCGCGGCACCTATGCCCAGTTCGGCATTACCGTGCCCAGCCCGGAAAAAGCCATCGACTCGGTGCTGCTCAATTATCGCAATCATGGTGGATTTTCGGGCGCGACCTACACGGCCTGCAACCTGCTCGACACCATCCATCCGCTATGGCTTTGTCTCCGGCAGACCGATCATCGCCGCGCCGAAGCCGAGGACATTGCCTGCCGCGTCATCGCGCGGGCAGGCGAGCGCTGGATCGACGGGGAAGGTTTCGCCTTTGCCGATGGGCAGGTGGCGGGCCTGCAGGGCACCGAAATGTGGCTCTCGGTGATGCATCTGGCGGCAAGACTGCTCAGGCTCGAGGGTGATTTCGCCTTCGTGCCCAAAGGCGTGCACCGGACCGAAGCGGTAGGATTGGGAGTGTAG
- a CDS encoding ThuA domain-containing protein: MADRKALVVWGGMDLHTPERGAHVVRGLLEEEGFAVTVTSDYDALGAEDVGSNALVVPVITDGTLAPEKMANLIAAIRAGTGLAGYHMGLATSFRASVPFRYAASCYWVQHPGNILTYRVDVTRPDHPIMAGIESFEHTSEQYYLNYDPAVEVLATTTFSGAVHPWRKDVVMPVVFTTTHDKGRVFYSSLGHTADELDIPQVRTILKRGLLWAAR; the protein is encoded by the coding sequence ATGGCCGACAGGAAAGCGCTCGTCGTCTGGGGCGGGATGGACTTGCACACGCCCGAGCGCGGGGCCCATGTGGTGCGCGGCCTGCTCGAAGAGGAGGGCTTTGCCGTCACGGTGACGTCCGATTATGACGCGCTGGGCGCAGAGGATGTGGGCAGCAACGCTCTTGTCGTGCCGGTCATCACCGATGGCACGCTCGCGCCCGAAAAGATGGCCAATCTGATTGCCGCCATTCGCGCCGGGACGGGGCTTGCCGGCTATCATATGGGCCTGGCGACGAGTTTTCGCGCCTCGGTGCCCTTCCGCTACGCGGCCAGCTGCTACTGGGTGCAGCATCCAGGCAATATCCTGACCTATAGGGTCGATGTGACCCGCCCCGATCACCCGATCATGGCCGGAATCGAGAGCTTCGAGCACACCTCCGAGCAATATTACCTCAACTACGACCCGGCAGTGGAGGTGCTGGCCACGACGACCTTTTCGGGTGCGGTCCATCCCTGGCGCAAGGATGTGGTCATGCCCGTCGTCTTCACCACAACGCATGACAAGGGGCGGGTGTTTTATTCGTCGCTCGGCCACACGGCGGACGAGCTGGACATCCCGCAGGTGCGCACGATTCTCAAACGCGGCCTGCTCTGGGCGGCGCGCTGA
- a CDS encoding class I SAM-dependent methyltransferase, which translates to MSTDLYPADFYAERRRHTAYAAQRLLAALPPGLARGRIADIGCGTGTFLSAALEAGAHFAFGMEGEWVRPDMLDNARIQFQPADLERGFAGPAVDLVLSLEVAEHLSPGRAESFVADLSRMAPAVLFSAAIPGQGGVGHVNEQWQSYWAELFAAQGYSAHDVIRPTLWTDEAVPAWYRQNAVLYLQSELAGQLGLVAIAPGQLDRVHPAFWARANRELKYADALPESEVLRRQAQQQQ; encoded by the coding sequence ATGAGCACCGACCTTTATCCCGCCGACTTTTATGCCGAACGGCGCCGCCACACCGCCTATGCGGCCCAGCGCCTCCTCGCCGCCCTGCCGCCGGGCCTGGCGCGCGGCAGGATCGCCGATATCGGCTGCGGCACCGGAACGTTTCTGTCGGCTGCGCTCGAGGCCGGCGCCCACTTCGCCTTCGGCATGGAGGGGGAATGGGTGCGTCCCGACATGCTCGACAATGCGCGCATCCAGTTCCAGCCGGCCGATCTCGAACGCGGCTTTGCCGGGCCCGCCGTGGACCTGGTGCTCTCGCTCGAAGTGGCCGAGCATCTCTCGCCCGGGCGCGCGGAGAGCTTTGTCGCCGATCTTTCGCGCATGGCGCCCGCCGTCCTCTTCAGCGCCGCCATTCCCGGTCAGGGCGGGGTGGGTCATGTCAACGAGCAATGGCAGAGCTATTGGGCCGAGCTCTTTGCCGCGCAGGGATATAGTGCGCACGACGTCATCCGCCCCACGCTCTGGACCGACGAGGCCGTACCGGCCTGGTACCGGCAGAATGCGGTGCTTTATCTGCAGTCTGAGCTTGCGGGGCAGCTGGGCCTCGTGGCAATCGCGCCGGGCCAGCTCGATCGCGTCCACCCCGCCTTCTGGGCCCGCGCCAATCGCGAACTCAAATATGCCGATGCGCTGCCCGAATCCGAAGTGCTGCGGCGCCAGGCGCAGCAACAGCAGTAG
- a CDS encoding ROK family protein, producing MRTCFDIGGTTIKAARAPGPDVIESIGRLPTPQQDFAAFAAAMRTLIAQGGAPAGSPVAISITGVVDPENGRVKVANIPCIDGRALGDELAELLDRPVLVANDADCFVLAEAHAGAGKGHRVVFGAILGTGVGGGIVAEGRLLRGAGGLSGEWGHGTIVATETKVPPHHLPHFACGCGQSGCLDTVGGARGLERLHQHLHGRTLASTEIVAAWEQDEPDATATIALYLELVAQPLALVVNIIGPDIVPVGGGLGNSAALIARLDEHVRGAILRRIDRPLVVPAQLSVDAGLLGAAALSFSEERA from the coding sequence ATGCGCACCTGTTTCGATATCGGCGGCACCACGATCAAGGCCGCACGAGCCCCGGGGCCCGACGTCATCGAGTCCATCGGGCGCCTGCCGACGCCGCAGCAGGATTTTGCTGCCTTCGCCGCCGCCATGCGTACCCTTATCGCCCAAGGCGGAGCGCCGGCCGGCAGCCCGGTGGCGATATCGATCACCGGCGTCGTCGACCCCGAGAACGGTCGGGTAAAGGTCGCCAACATTCCCTGCATTGACGGGCGCGCCCTGGGCGATGAGCTGGCTGAATTGCTGGACCGGCCGGTGCTCGTCGCTAATGACGCCGATTGCTTCGTCCTCGCCGAAGCCCATGCCGGCGCGGGCAAAGGACACCGCGTGGTGTTCGGCGCGATCCTGGGGACCGGCGTGGGCGGGGGCATCGTTGCCGAGGGCAGGCTGCTGCGCGGGGCGGGCGGGCTCTCGGGAGAATGGGGGCATGGCACGATCGTTGCGACCGAAACAAAGGTGCCGCCGCACCATCTGCCCCATTTCGCCTGCGGTTGCGGTCAGTCGGGGTGCCTCGATACGGTCGGTGGCGCGCGGGGGCTCGAACGGCTGCATCAGCATCTGCATGGCCGGACCCTGGCCAGCACCGAGATCGTCGCGGCTTGGGAACAGGACGAGCCTGACGCGACCGCAACCATCGCGCTTTATCTGGAGCTGGTGGCGCAGCCTTTGGCGCTGGTGGTCAACATTATCGGACCCGACATCGTGCCGGTGGGCGGGGGCCTGGGCAATAGCGCAGCTTTGATCGCCCGGCTCGACGAGCATGTGCGCGGCGCCATCCTGCGGCGGATCGACCGGCCGCTGGTGGTGCCCGCGCAATTGAGCGTCGATGCGGGCCTGCTCGGCGCTGCAGCCTTGAGCTTTTCGGAGGAGCGAGCATGA
- a CDS encoding copper homeostasis protein CutC: protein MTLLEICVDDAAGLEAALEGGADRVELCSVLELGGLTPSPGLVALAGRANVPVRAMIRPRPGDFVFGESDVEAMRAEIAHMRAAGLDGVVLGASRPDGRLDLEVLAMLAAEAGGLGMTLHRAIDIVPDWEEALEAAIALGFDTILTSGRAATAPEGIKDLERALAVAGDRIAIMAGSGIDASTAPALLDRVPLEALHASCGVPGDPASAPARRLGFESPARRATSRDKVMALRAVLDRRAVPD from the coding sequence ATGACGCTGCTCGAAATCTGCGTCGATGACGCCGCCGGCCTCGAGGCGGCGCTCGAGGGCGGGGCGGACCGGGTGGAACTGTGCTCGGTGCTTGAACTGGGTGGGCTGACGCCCAGCCCGGGCCTCGTCGCGCTGGCCGGGCGCGCCAATGTACCGGTGCGGGCCATGATCCGCCCGCGGCCGGGCGACTTTGTCTTCGGCGAGAGCGATGTCGAGGCCATGCGGGCCGAGATTGCCCATATGCGGGCGGCGGGACTGGACGGCGTTGTGCTCGGCGCCAGCCGGCCCGACGGGCGGCTCGATCTCGAGGTCCTGGCCATGCTGGCGGCGGAAGCCGGGGGCCTCGGCATGACGCTGCACCGCGCCATCGATATCGTCCCGGACTGGGAGGAGGCGCTGGAAGCCGCCATTGCGCTGGGCTTTGACACCATCCTCACCTCCGGACGCGCGGCGACGGCACCGGAGGGGATAAAGGATCTGGAGCGAGCCCTGGCCGTGGCCGGGGACCGGATCGCCATCATGGCCGGCTCGGGCATCGATGCCAGCACCGCCCCGGCCCTGCTCGACCGCGTGCCGCTTGAGGCGCTGCACGCCTCCTGCGGGGTGCCGGGCGATCCGGCCAGCGCCCCGGCCCGAAGGCTGGGCTTCGAGAGCCCGGCGCGCCGGGCTACCAGCCGCGACAAGGTGATGGCGCTGCGGGCCGTGCTCGACCGGCGCGCGGTACCTGATTAA
- a CDS encoding DeoR/GlpR family DNA-binding transcription regulator: MNPSMRQAKIVERARQDGDVSVEMLVAAFGVTPQTIRKDLNDLCGRGVLKRTHGGAMHPSGVENVEYEARRGIAPAEKRAIGRAAAALIPDHASLFINIGTTTEAVSQALSGHRGLMVITNNINVANHLRAVPGTEVVIAGGVVRPADGGIVGEAAVDFIRQFKVDFAVIGVSAIDPDGALLDFDFREVKVAQAIIANARHVILVADSTKLTRTAPVRIGHLSQAHSFITDTCPLDSIRQVCAEAGVRLVETGS; this comes from the coding sequence ATGAACCCTTCGATGCGGCAGGCCAAGATCGTCGAGCGCGCGCGCCAGGATGGCGACGTCAGCGTCGAGATGCTCGTGGCCGCGTTCGGTGTCACCCCGCAGACGATCCGCAAGGATCTCAACGATCTCTGCGGCCGGGGCGTACTCAAGCGCACCCATGGCGGGGCCATGCACCCTTCGGGGGTCGAGAACGTGGAATACGAAGCCCGTCGCGGTATCGCCCCGGCCGAGAAGCGCGCCATTGGTCGCGCTGCCGCCGCACTCATTCCCGACCACGCTTCGCTGTTTATCAATATCGGCACGACAACCGAAGCGGTCAGCCAGGCGCTGTCCGGCCATCGCGGCCTCATGGTCATCACCAACAACATCAATGTCGCCAATCACCTGCGTGCCGTGCCCGGTACGGAAGTGGTGATTGCAGGCGGCGTTGTGCGTCCGGCCGATGGCGGCATCGTCGGCGAGGCTGCGGTGGATTTCATCCGCCAGTTCAAGGTGGATTTTGCCGTGATCGGCGTTTCGGCCATCGACCCGGACGGCGCCCTGCTCGATTTCGATTTCCGCGAAGTGAAAGTGGCGCAGGCCATCATCGCCAATGCGCGCCACGTGATCCTCGTCGCCGATTCCACCAAGCTGACGCGCACCGCGCCGGTGCGGATCGGCCATCTCTCGCAGGCACACAGCTTCATCACCGACACCTGCCCGCTCGACTCCATCCGCCAGGTTTGCGCAGAGGCCGGCGTGCGGCTGGTCGAAACCGGCAGTTAA